The genomic DNA CTAGTCAGAGCACAAAGGCTTATCCCTGGCACCTGAGTTCAGCCCTTACTAACAGTGCTCCTTAGCTTCTTCCAGTCCTCCTTAGATTCAGAGGACTCTCACAGTAGGAAAGGCACATACTGGATCCTTTTGCAGATGAAAGAACTGCAGTTTCCAGTTTCAGCCTTCAAGGGGAATTGACTCCCTTCTTAATGGGAACAGAACTGTATTCTCTGCCGATCCCATCCCATCTTTGTTGGTAGTGGCAGCCAATGCGTGCCCCATCTAGCAGCTCCAATCTAAACAGGAAATCCAAGCAAAAAGAAATTCCCATTTTCCCCTACATAGTGAACAAAACAAATTGcattatttctatattttaaatgtatgtaATCTTTTTCTCAAAATTCTATAATTTCAGGGTCCTCCCTAGCTAAGGCAATTTCTCATACTGATTCTTACAATGGAAATAGACTGTGCCGTTCTCCAGAAGCTTTGTGAGCAGCACAAGTCTGAGGATCACGTTCAGAAGCTGTATAAATGCTAGGGTGGAGAGCCAGGACTACTTTGGCTAACTATATAATGCCCACAGCTTCTACTCAAAGCAGTTCTGGCTTACTTTAGGCTACTCTGAAGATTAAATCACTTTGcataaatgagaagaaagaatttaGGTTTCCAGTTTCGTACACTGATGGTTTCATACACAGGAGTGCTATTTGTAAAATGGGAGTAAGTGCCTATTGCACAGAAGTATTCTAGAGTTAATATTTAAACAGCTCTTTAGTATTAGTCATACTGAAGttttttatgaaacatttttattgtttatGCATTTATGTACTCTTGAGCTGGTCTGAGAATTTTTTCAGGTTGTATGTAATACtaaaattttgtttgaaaaaatgtaaaataataatcTCTGAATTGATTTGAATATTTATGTTACAGTGTCAGGCAGCTGTTCCAAGGAAGGACAAGTCTGAACCTTTTTTGGGACTTGTGGATAGATCACAAGCTGTTCTgttaagtgaaaaaaaagaagatgaagtGGTGCCTCTCTTTACTCTTTTAGAAGAGAttgaggggagagaggaagaagaccAAGATCCATCTGTCAGAAGACCTTTAACAGAAGATGTAAAGAATCTGCATGTTACTTTAAGCAAGAATGACCACTGTCAGTCTTTATTAAGTCCTGTGGAATTAGAGGAGGAATATCAGAAACTTTCTTCGTTAAATGTCAAGGAAATATTGCCACTAGCTATAGAAAGAGATGTATTTGCGATAGAGCAAGAACAGAcatattcagaaacaaaaataacacaTCTAAACTCTTCTTTAACTAAAGCTCTTGAAGAGTCTTTTATAGACACATTTATCAACTTAATAATCCTGAAATCAGTAGTAGGCAAAAGCCTTGAGGAAGTTATCAAAGACAGACTTTCAGAAGTAACGGTAGTCACAAGAGAAGTGGGGGAGGAATATCAGAATCTGCAGAGTATTACAAGTATATCACCTGTTGTTTTGGAGAGCAGCATATATGAAGgtcaaaacatttcaaggaaaagACTTCCTGCTGAAGGACAAACAGTTAATCTCAAGTCTGTTGTAAGTCAAAACCTACAAGATCATCCCATGGAGAGATTTTTTGAAAGAGGTATGATCCCAGATTTAGAATTAGGAAAGAAGCACCAGGATTTATCATCACAGGGAATTCAGGAGGGATTATCAGTGGTTTCAGAGCCAGAATTAGCTGGCAAATCTTGTAATTCTGAGGAGAGAACTTCAGAAACAGATGTAACAAGTCTTAGATATGTTTTGAAACAGAATCAGTCTGACTTTTCTGTAGAGAGGCTTATAGAAATGAGGTTAATGGAAGAAGTGCAATTAGAAAAGAAACATCAACACTCCTTTCTGCTAAATGCTGATACGAGACAACCAAAACATGAAGCAGATTTTTctgatggaaggaaagagaatcAATCAGAAATGGAAATATCAGTAATAAAAGCTTTGAGTTGTGACCTGCAAGATCATTCTCCTCAGAGATTTTCAGAAACTGGATTAGTCAAAGGGACTGATACAGAATATGAATGTCAAAAGATACCTTTGCAAAGTGTTAAAGAAACACAACTAGTAGATACAGGAATGGATTTACCTGAGAGAGAAAACAGTTGTGAGGGAAATactgccaaaacagaaataataaatctTAAATCTCCATTACCTCAAAATCTGCAAAAATATACATTAGAAAGactttcagaaatgaaattaGAAAAGGATTCACAGAATACATCACTGGACGTCATTGATGTCAGATTGCCAATAGATGTGGAGACGGAGCTGCCTAGGATAGGACAAGATCATTACCAGCAGAAGCCTTCAGAACTGAAAGTAAAATCTGTTTCAAACAAAGCTCTTCAAGATACTCTTATAGAAAGAGTTTTGGAAACAGAAATAATGAATCTAAAGcctcttttaaataaatttctccaACATCATCTTACAGAGAAACTTTCACGGCAAATGATggaagagaaactgaagaaagtACATCAGAATTTATCCTCGTTGAACGTTAGAGAAGGAGAGCTTGTGGCACAAGAGACAGATTTACTGGACATAAACCAGGTTAACTGTAGTGAAAATCTAGCTGAACAATCTATAATAAAAGGAAAACCTGCATTAAGTGAGAGTATGCAAAACTTTCTTCTAGAGCTACtcccagaaaaagaaattatgacTCTAAAATCAGTTTTAAGCAAAAAAATCCAGGATCATCTTGTTGAAAGACTTGCAAAAATAGGGTTAATCACAGAAGAAGAATTAAGGAAGGTGAAAGAGAACTTGCTTCTGTTAAGAGCTAGTAGAGGATGGTCAAAAGACAGGGAATCTGGGCTGCTCAAGGAAGAACAAAGTCCTACTCTGAAATCTTTATTATACCCAAATCTTCAGGATAAAccttcagaaacaaaacatttagaGTCTCTTACAGGCAAAATGCCAGAAGACTCTAAAGGCAGTATTTCTGAAACAGAAGTAACAAGTTCAGAATCTATTTTAAGCAACACCTTAGAAGATCTTCgtaaagaaattattttggaaaTTGAAATATTCAATAAAATTGAAGAAGAGAGTGACGCAGAGAAGCCTCAAACAGATAGTGATACAGagacaagaaatgaaaaacaagatttttgtGAGGATGAATTTCCAGATCCAGTAGCAGATGTAGTGGTTAAcgtaaataatgaaaaacaaactaATAATTTAAtgcactttcttaaaaaaaaaaaatttttgaaaaagaaaatcaagacaAAAAGGGTGAAATAGCTCAgtcaaaaaaagattttgaaagacCATTAAGTCAGAAGGCTCATGATGAGATAGAAACATCTGAAACagtaaatttttcttctttttcaaatgcTTGTGATGCTATTATTCAAACAGACCTGATAGAATACCCCTGCAGGCTCCAGCCCTCCCTTCCAGCAAGTGGTCCAAGGTCTATCTTTTTACAAGCAGagcctgaggaagaagaaaagtcatCAAGGAATCTTGACAGGAAGTCAAGAGACAAACTGTGTGGTAAGGCTCCTAAGAAATATGCCATGCCATACCACGAACATCTGGGTCAAATGTTAACAGGTACTCAGtgtaagaaggaaaaacaaactaaTTTGAGGAAATCTAGGGAGGGTGTAAAGGAGAAACATGGAAAGTATTCTGAACCAACTCCTTCAGCATCACCTGCTATGGGAtccaaggagtcaaaatcatctGTATGCTCCCATAACAGGGAAAACTTGaagcagaaagcagagcaggaaaaagaacaTGACAACAAACCGAAGAAATCACTTAGTAAGTCCATGAGAGCTCCATCAGATACTGCAGAACAACAGCCACCACAAACCGTGAAAGCATTTAAAGAAAACTCATCCCCAAATGGCTTTCCAGATCCAGGTTCCAGACCTATGCCCATGccatgtgaaaaagaaaatatgcctgtaagaatattttctttcagttgtcCACATCAAACATATGTGAACTAGAAAGACAATGATACCTAAATGTAGAATATGTGAACTTTTTTTAGTAAGCTGTAAATAAACTCAGAATTGAAAACCTTGATCCATGTTTCACATGGTGTGTAACGTTGACAAAATAGAGGAAAAACTATGTATCCTAGCAGCCATCCCTCTGTTCCTTGCTTTTTGCTTACAGGATTCATTCCATTTTTTCTGGCATATTATTTAACATAAAGAAGTTTACATTTATTACAAAGTAAATGTAAACTTCAGTGTCCATTTGGAGGCAGAGCTTGTGCAGAATATCAACTT from Apteryx mantelli isolate bAptMan1 chromosome 6, bAptMan1.hap1, whole genome shotgun sequence includes the following:
- the LOC136992333 gene encoding cation channel sperm-associated targeting subunit tau-like, with product MQQSSRNKSSETAPKLPLFLKEKGCQAAVPRKDKSEPFLGLVDRSQAVLLSEKKEDEVVPLFTLLEEIEGREEEDQDPSVRRPLTEDVKNLHVTLSKNDHCQSLLSPVELEEEYQKLSSLNVKEILPLAIERDVFAIEQEQTYSETKITHLNSSLTKALEESFIDTFINLIILKSVVGKSLEEVIKDRLSEVTVVTREVGEEYQNLQSITSISPVVLESSIYEGQNISRKRLPAEGQTVNLKSVVSQNLQDHPMERFFERGMIPDLELGKKHQDLSSQGIQEGLSVVSEPELAGKSCNSEERTSETDVTSLRYVLKQNQSDFSVERLIEMRLMEEVQLEKKHQHSFLLNADTRQPKHEADFSDGRKENQSEMEISVIKALSCDLQDHSPQRFSETGLVKGTDTEYECQKIPLQSVKETQLVDTGMDLPERENSCEGNTAKTEIINLKSPLPQNLQKYTLERLSEMKLEKDSQNTSLDVIDVRLPIDVETELPRIGQDHYQQKPSELKVKSVSNKALQDTLIERVLETEIMNLKPLLNKFLQHHLTEKLSRQMMEEKLKKVHQNLSSLNVREGELVAQETDLLDINQVNCSENLAEQSIIKGKPALSESMQNFLLELLPEKEIMTLKSVLSKKIQDHLVERLAKIGLITEEELRKVKENLLLLRASRGWSKDRESGLLKEEQSPTLKSLLYPNLQDKPSETKHLESLTGKMPEDSKGSISETEVTSSESILSNTLEDLRKEIILEIEIFNKIEEESDAEKPQTDSDTETRNEKQDFCEDEFPDPVADVVVNVNNEKQTNNLMHFLKKKKFLKKKIKTKRVK